The nucleotide sequence TCGCTGGGAACTGTTGCTCCAAATCTGTCATCTCCATTTCATTTAGTCACCCTCCTTTCCTTGCTTCCTCTTCAAAGAGAAGACACTGAGGGATGGAACCCAAATTATACAGGCAGAAAATATAGGAAGGGTACAGAAGTCACCCAGGGCGGGAGTGTGTGCATAACAGTGTAGCCTGTAAAAATCTATCCCAACACATGTAAGGCTCATATAACTTTGTATGGATTCATCTGATCTGCAGTAAATCTGCCAACCATATCAGAAGGCCAGACAGGTAACAGACCTCAAGCTTCCAATGCCCTGAAGAAGTTCTGGTAGTTGCTGCCTGAACTTCAGTGACCCACTTACAAAATAGGGCGATTAAGAGCCAACTGCACAGGATTCATTGTGTTGCATGTTGGGAGGATGGAATTGTGATGTAAGGGACACCGAACAGTCTATAGCAATGTATTATTTCAATCACCTTGAGCATTCTTAttaaaaatggaaatgcaatTCATAAATACTGCAAGGAAAATGTGCATgctaatattatttttatttattgaattcatataccaccctataacagggggtctcagggcggttcacagaatcaaatcaaaatataaaaccacaaaatacataatcaaaataaaaacaacaatccaataaccttcccctaaaaaaaaacccaaccccccccccatataaaaagggcatagaatgtcaagcaaatcaaccaaaggcctggttaaaaaggaacgtttttgctcagcacctaaaggtatataatgaaggtgcctggtgaacttccctgaggagagcattccacagatggggagccacagcagagaaggacctctcgaggaggaggcacacaaagaagggcctcagaagatgatctcagggtccaggtagaaagaggtggtccttgagatactgtggttctgagccgtttaaggctttatagctcaaaaccagcactttgaattgggcccagaaactaactggtagccagtgcagttggaccaagATCAGtttaatatgctcaaaccatcttgctccagtgagcaacctggccgctgaattctgcactagctgaagtttccaaaccgtcttcagaggcagccttacgtataacacattgcagtaatctaaccttgaggttaccagagcatagacaacagtagttaggctatccctgtccagataggggcatagctgaagcaccagccaaagctgatggaaggcactctgggccactgaggccacctgagccttgagtgaaagcaaaggatccaggagtatgCCCaaactatgaacctgctccttcaggggcagcataaccccatcaagagcatgCCATCTGGTTGCAGTGCCAAGGTCCAATCTGCCCCAGGTGATCAGTGGCAGCGAGGGACCGCTCCTtaccccaatctctctctctctcttgtgcatTGCCAGTTTCATGCAGAACCCCCTCCTTGTTCCACCTAGTCACAACAGATGTGGCTTATGGATGGAACTGCTGCCACAGAGGCACTAAGTACCGTCACTCCACACTGTCTTACATGGTACATACTGAGCAAGGTCACTTCATGCCTGCTGATGTGTGCAGCCCAGGCTTGGCTTTGCAGCTAGCCTGAGCCAGACAGGATTCTAGGCAATTGACTGTGGTACATTGGATACAGTGAAAAGGAGACCCATCCATCATACAGACAACCTACCTTCAGTGTTCGAAAtcagccaggcacattttgcacctggcttccAGCCACTTACAACCAAGTACACTCAACATGAATTCCAGGAAGCAAAATGCTTCTTCTGTgtagcctgagcaggagcagacACCATTAAGAGAAGGAGGTTGGCATAGGCCAATATGTatatggactgtccctggatcaagtgacttttcttctttaagctctcaaagctcttaacctaactcaaggttgtcatctgaactagtcAGATGTTTAACTGCTAATCAATTACAGTCAGTCCATTgtttgtgcggggggggggggaagagaagacttTGGAGCCGTCTTGCAACTAGATGTTCTGCTTTGGCAAATGAAACCTTGGTTTAAGAaaccatttggcacctagcttatatatgcGAGTTTCTAGCATTATATGTGAGTTTCTAGCATTGCCTACCTACCTCTGATGATCACTGGAAACCAGGTACAGTTCTCTCTTGTTACAACGGCAAGAGACCTCCTTTGAAGACTGAAACCCGTGTCTTCAAACTGTACGCTACGCTGGAGAATTGAGATCGCACCAGCTTTGATATCCCTCAGAAGAACAGAGCTGAGAGCACGGAGCAGGGATAGGACCCAGACATCCCACCCTTCCCTCCGCCAAGCCCACCCACCTGCCACCCCAAACAACTTACCATGCGAGGGTGCTGGGGTTGGAGTGGGACAAACTGGCTGAGGGGAGCCATGTGTGGAGGCTGGTGTGGCGGCACAGGCGGTGGAGGGTGCAGGATGTAATGGTCGCTGGAAATGAGCGGCGGGAACGTTTGGTAGGAGACAGGGAGCTGCTGCATGGCACAGGCCTGGATCAGCTATAAGAAGGGAAGGagtgagggaggggaagagagtcACCACGAGAAGGCTACAACCAACTTGAAAGGCAGCTGACGTCAGTCTGGCTATAGAACAGGGTGGGGAGAATCCCATGAGCAGCAAGCTATATCCTCTCCTCTAAGATCGGCAGGAAACCTGCAGGCCTTTAAGCAGAATGTCAATATATCCTAGCCTCTTTTTATAGGTAACAAAACCAGCCCGGCTGATCAGGTATCAAACCCAAACAGAGAAGTGGTGCAATGCCCACCCCCTTCATGGCAAATTAGAGAACAAGACATTTAACCTTCACTCAGTGCtgtccccgggattctcccttatttcaagcagtttcccgctgctctcccttattttttatttcccgtaaatttcccgtttttaatggaagtcccctgctggccagggactgggtgggaagacctcgcctacttggagagaaaagcctcagccctcaaagcaagtgggagccgtttcccgtgcttacaggggggtgtattccttcccctgcatcagcccctatccgttgccgttgagcccctcagctggccaatagggttagctggcaggcggagcctggctgcctttgagcagctgctgcttcctgtcctgttttgatgggatcagacaagaagacgatggggctccattgcgcagagcacatggctgccctcctctttgctccgctccgagtccgagcccgcttggagtttacattgctgctccgcccaccactgacatgtgactgttgatcccttattttcaaatccgaaacttgacagctatgccttcacTGCTCTCTCTCCCCATACCAAGAGACTCACggggggtgggaggcagcagaGTGGGTAGTGCTGTCCGCTGAACATCACTGAGCATGCTGGGAGCTGCTGTGCACTGCAACCTGGGATGTGCTGGCCGGTGTGAATGGGGAAGCCTTGCGTGGTTACCGTGGTCACCGTGTAGGACAGAGGGATGGCTCCCTGATGCACCTGGAGGAAAGAGAGCAGCAGAGGCAGAATCAAAAGTCACACCTCCTTGCATGGGGAAGCTCACATCTGCCTTAGATAACCCCTCgcctgccgccaccgccgccacccgAGAGCCCATGGCTAAAGTATGCCAAAGAATGATACAAGATTCAGATAACCACAAAGTATAAATTGATGAAATGCAATTTGTAAGATTAGCATTCCAAATCTACAGCAGGCCCACAACTAATGCGCATTTAGCTTGTGCAAATTCAGCTCTACACAcgtggcaaaaataaaattaaatggagGCAGAGTTGTGAGGAAAAtggctttggcaatcccacccaccacaaGCAAGTCCAAGAATTTAAGAGTTGGGATGACACGCTCTCTGAAAGAACACTTCCCAAGCTGCTATGTGTAAGTTCTGGAGATCAAGGATGAGTTATATAGTACTCAGCTTCCTCTAGGTACCAGCACTGCAGCTGACAGACACTTGCAGCTTCTCCCTTGAAGAAGCTTTCCCATTATGGCTCTCGGGGCGTGAGGGCAAAACTTTCCGTAGGTCAGAGAATTAATATTTGAACTTATGAAAAGCTCATTTCATTCCCCTGCTGGGAAGCTGCAGGACTCTGTACAATATATGAATTTCTAAAGCTCTGCATTCAAACTGACTCTCGGTGAAAATTTCCTGAGGTGAATCTAGTGACCCAACTACCCATCAAGTGTCTGGAATTCTCCTGGGCTTCTTTTAAGAAATAGATCTTGAAAACTTGTCCACATGCTTTCAATTGTATTTCATCGATTACTATTTTGTGCCTTGAAATATATACATTCTGTTTACGACTTACCCCAAATAGTTTATTTCTCCTGTTTCAAAGTCCCTCATTTTGGGATATGCGGCACACACAGAAAACTGGCAATTTTGACCCTCTGGTCTCCCAAAAGGTTGTGCGAGCTCCCAAACTGAGACATAACCCTCACACCAGAGGACAGATCTACAGTTCAGTTTATTGCCTTTGATGAAAACGATATCCctgagttttattttcattttattttgcaggtGGTTAGCAAcgtaattgtattttatttttatattgcacAGTGCGATGTGGAGGATTTGTTATTTGAAAATGCACTGGGTTCAGTCTGTGCACCTGAAGGCCTCCTTCCTTCTTTTACTAGTAGACGCGTCGTCATCACATTGTTCCACCAGCTTAAAAGGGTCCCAAGTTGGGGTGTTCGATCCTTAGCCAACCTATTTTGCTTGTGATGGGTGGTTTTCAGATAGATATAGTTAGAATGGAAGGGAGAACAGTGCTATTGTGTTTCCCCCCGGGCAAATGGCCTGTAAAAAAGTCTTCCACAGCCactgaagttttttttgggggggggggggagtctgcagGAATCCCATTGTAGGGACTTGCACTCCGTATTTGCTAGACACACCAGTCCAACCTATTTTGGATCTTACAGCCAAAAGAAGCACATGGTACAAAATCAAACTTCAACATAATGCTCTGACTGAACGTTCATGTCCTTGGGCTTGGGTTGCTTTGTCAGTCAGGAAATGGAAGTTCTGGTGGAGAACAACACGGAGAGCAGGGGTAGCTAAGCTGTAGCCCTCcaaactctcatcagtcccagccagcattggccaaggttgatgggagctgtaggccaccAACACATGGGAGGCCACAGGTAAAGCACCCTGATGCAGAAAGATGCCGTTTCCCTGTGCTCAGGCTAGCAAGGAAGGTGCCAGCTTTTTGCTGCATACTGTTGGGAGTGGGCACCTGCCACCAGGCACTCTACTGGCCTGGATACAGCTGTGCCAATCTCCATTGACAAAAacggagtacagtggtacctccggttgcagacgggatccgttccagagctccggttggatcccgaggtttctgcaaccggaggtgcctgttctgcgcattCATGAGCAGCGAAACCTgcaaaaatacttctgggtttgccgctttcgcaacccaAAGTTTACATTACCCAAGGGTAACGTAAGCCGAGCTTCTACTGTATATCCAACACGGATATATAGCCTTCCACTTCAGTGGCGGAAATGTGAAGGGAGCAGATCTTGGTCTGCTGGTCTTGGTCAGCTGGGATCTAGGCAAATCCcagccacagtttctccattGGTGGGACAAGATTCCAGCCCTTGGAATCCACAGAGTTCTGAGCCATGTACCCCCCACGCCTCCCCAGGCACCGTCCTTACCTGCTCATGGAGATCCACCATGAATGGAtgctggtggggtgggtgtgCAGCCGGGTGAAGCATTCGTGGTGGCGTATTGGCCAGAGCGTACGCCGGGTGCTCATCTACAGGGGTGTGTGGCTGCTGGAAAAAAGCCGGGTGCAAGTAGTTCTCATCCTGGGCTAGGAGAGTTTGCAGAGGTTGCTCACGTCGGCCCCAGTGGTGCCGGGAAGAAGGGCTGTGGAGCCAGTTGTGGGGAGAGAAATATAGAGGGGTGACCCCAGGGGCCAGCCAATTATCTGCGCTGAGCTCTCAGCTACAAATTCgcccattttattttatggtttttttaaCAGCAGGGCTAGGCCAGAACAGCAACACAAGGGAGCAACTGTTGGTGCAGCAAAAAAACTAGGACACAAGTTCAGTCATAACACTGAATACAGAGACATAACACGGAACAAAGCCTATGAGTGGGTTCCTTTGAGTGGAAGGCTAAGGGATAAGACAGAAtctaaatatatattattttattatcattgCTGCATTCTTTCCCAGGACTCTGGTTTGACCAAACCCTTCAGCATACAAAGTGAATCTGTTCTTCCCGGTAtctcaggcagggctggggaacatgtggtcctccagataatgtccagagtggctgagcctgatgggagttggagatcaGCAATATCGGGGGAGACGGGAATAGGTTAAGGTGTCACATCTCAAATAGCCTCCCAAACATGGCAGGTTCCCAGCATCTGGAGCAAAGCTAGCTTAGTATAAGGCGAGTAAATTAATCCTAAAATCATTAAAACACAGGCTTGCTATGGAGGCCTTTCAACTGATGGTTCAACACCTTTCCACTGGTAATCCTGGTCACCCCAAGTCTTTCCTTCTGCACCTGCATCTTGGATGTGCACTGCAACACAGATGGCTACCTGGACTCTGGATGAGAGCAAAGCTTTAAGTTTGCTCAGGCAGTATCTGGTTTAATTTTGTTCAGATACCTTCACAAACACCTTGCATGTAAACAAGCTGTGTGTGTCAACGAGATAACACAAGATGGACAGTGCAAGGTTTTCTTCTCATTTAACTTTATATGAGAAGAAGATGGGAGCTAGCATGTAAAGTGAATTTGCTCCAGAAAATGTTGGTTTACATTAACATGGATTGCACTTTTGCTTTCAGAATTGCATAGGGAACCTTTTGGAAATTACAGGGGTCCACCTTCGCTATCCGCTTCCATATAGGGAGACTCTGGCTTTCCCAGCGCTTGCCCTAAGAAACCTTCAGCGCAGGTGATCTGCACAGTGAAAGAGAGGAAGAGTCGTACCTTCTCCTGAGGTGTGCTGGGCTGTCACAGCTTCCCCCTGAGAATCGTCGCGGGTCAAAGGGGACAGAAGGAGGCTGCCTATTCACTGCCAGTTCCCATGGTCGCATTGGGGACGTTGGCAAGGCAGGAGGGGGTGCTGGATCTCAGACTCCAAACACGACAGCACCCCggttctttgggatctgtagAAAGTGGAGAAACAGCCAGTGAGCTGGAGCCTGGAGGAAATGGGAAGCGTCAAGCAGTTTCAGTTCAGGACAACAGTCTCCGGATCAGTCATGCCAAAGCTAGGAGGCTACAGCACATCGgcaagtggggggagggaatgcttCATGCATTCAGCCACAGACCAAGCCTCTTCCCTAATTACATCTCCTCCCACAATGCATATGAGATGCTCTCCCCGAATGTCTACTTCCTCTGCTCAGACCCCTTCCAccagcctttcccttcctctacCTGTATCTCTCCATGTATCGTATTTTACCCCTGCCACCAGAGCAGCTGAGGGTCTCCCTTAATCCCCACCACAGctctgtgaagtaggctaggctgagccACACTGACCAGTGAGATTTGTGGCTGGGTGGGCATGTGGCAGATTTGCCTTTTGGCTTTGAAGCACCAAGTTCaaacgctctaaccactataccacatggACATGTCTCTTCCAGGAGAGAATGTTTTGCAAATTGGACGCTGACCGAGAGGCATGCGAATGTATGGCATCTTTTGAGGGGGGAGGGTTAATATGGAGAAGCGTTGTGtgtctccccgcccccgcccccccagcaaTGCGTACAGGCCACTATtgccaaccaagtgccaatctaTGCCTGTCTAATGGGGGAAGCAATCTCAGAAAACCACACTGCTCACAGCCGAGCCTGTTCCCAAAGGTGGGAAGAGGGGGCAAGACAGAGCAGAGCTCAAAGGCACCGATGACAGAGCCATGTGCGCATAAAGTTGCTGTGATAAAAGAccaacccccaccccatgggAACTGCTCCTCGGCACAAGCTCTGTACTTTCCTGCCCCCATCTCATCAACGGCATCAATTTCATCACCATTAGCGGAAAGGCTGCACGTCCTATTAAGCACACAGCTGGCAAATGACCCAAACAGAGCAAGGCGATGCCCCCAACTGCAATGCTTCTGTGAACAGATGACTTTGTAACAAATCCACGGAATTAAAACACAGCTGTGGTGCTTTTCTACGGGGTCCAGGCCTTGGCATGGGTGGACAGGGTAATACCAAGGTGTCTTGAGAACTGAGCACCACTGGCTGTGTGAGCAGCCCCAAGTCTCTTCAGAGAAAGAAATGTCGCAAGGCTAAGTTCTGTTCCTTTACAGTATCCTTGTTATTTTATTCATTCCCATGAGTAGCCAGAACTATGGACAGGGGGAAACGAAAGCCTGTTTTGAAGAAGCCACTGGGCAGGCTGGATGTGGGCAAGCAAGGTGAAACGTAGCTGGGACAAGGAAACCTAGTGGTCCTGGGGCTTGACCTGGACAGGGCAGAACTCCCCTTTAAAAATCAGGTTCACTGTTTGAGAGTGCTCCAGGCCTCGGCTTTGATCCTGCATGGTCCATGTAGTGGCTCTGGCCATAAGTGATTCTGCTCCACTTCAGCAGATGCCAGACCTGTCCGAAGTCAAGCATACACTAGTAGTACCCACTGGATTGCTGACACACACttttacatggggctgcccttgaagaccaCTAAAACTAATAAAACAGAATTCTACTAGCCCAGAATGCTGCCAAAGGAATTTTGAGCAGTGTCAGGTTTTAGGGTCACATTGCTACCAGCTGTGCAGGCCAACAGCCTGGTGCAATTTAGTTCTGTGCCATCAGGTAGGGACAAACACACTCCAAAAGTATGGGGTGTGTGGAAATCAGTTAGTCTTCCACAACTCCTTATTCCAGGTATTCCTTAAATGTGGGTGTTGCAGGACACTCAATCCTTAATTTAGGGAGAAAtctatgcttcttcttttttacggCTTTGGGGATCAATTCTACCCCTAACTGGAATGAATGagaaggcaaacaaacaaacaacaacaacccagaacaCTCACTCTAGGGATAAAAAGCTGATGTTCAATGTTTCTGATACTTAACTCAGAACCTATTCTGTCCATTTTGTGTGGAAAATAACAGATGAAAAGACTGTGGGCAACATCTAAGTAAGTAGATCTGCTAGCCCAAGTATTTCCACTTGTGCCACGGAaattctccttctcttctctACATATTCCCCTAAATATGTTGTGGGGCTTCCACTAACCCTACGATAGATTTGGAGAGGGCACAGGTGTGGGAGAAATTCTGTTGCACGTGTGGAAATCCTTGCACGAGCGCAGGAatagcaaactcggccctccagatgtttagggactacaactcccatcatctctagctaacaggagcagtggtcaggaatgatgggagttgtagtcccaaaacatctggagggccgagtttgcctatgcctgcaactAGCGGATCTATTTAGTTGGATATTGCTCAATATGTTGTCTATTTTCATGCGATAAGACAAATCACTCCCTTCCCTTAACAGTACCACAAATGGTAGCAGGGGCCAACAGTACCCCAAAGGCACGGGGAGGATGAAATGTGCCAGAACCCCTCCTCCAACAGATGACACTGACTGAACCCACACAACTGCAAACAGGCCTGAGAAGTGAGCCAGAGTGGCACAGTGGTCACAGAGTTTTGGACAAGGCCTGGGGAGATCCAGGTCCACCTCCCCTTCCTCTCACTGGGTGTCCTTAAGCCTGCCAcaatctctcaacctaacctgcctcacaaggttgtttgCAAAGATAAAAGGGAAGAACCATACATGctgccttaagctccttggagagacAGGATGCAATTAAAATAGGAAGTCACACAGGGCAGCaatttgaaaaacagcaacagggTTACCCtagtccaggcacgtccaacaggtagatcgtgatctaccggtagatcaatggatgtctgtggtagatcactggctccccccaaagaagctcaacaactttagctCCCCTAAAAAAGGCTCAATATTtttttgccctgtaccccccAAAACTGggactttccttctccctaaaaaaaagctgaacaactttgatctgaatgcctaaaaaacgggccttcctcctcccccaaaaaagctgaaaaactttgacctgaaccccccaaaaagggggtagatcactgccagtttttaactctgtaagtagatcgcagtctcttgggagttggccacccctggcctagtcTAAGCTTCAGGATAAAGTCCCTttgccaaatacacacacatatatagacaCAAACCCAGCTACAAGGTAGGCAAGGTGAAGAAAAAAATAAGGCAATGTGATAGATGGCAGACACCGGCTCCCAGCATTGTGGATGCAGTGAACTGGACTGTTCCCCTAACACTGAATGTAGCTGCCATATTAACCAGGAAGGTAGGTTATATTAGTCTTATCAGGAAAAAAATCTAGTTTGATTTGACTCTACAGCATGGTTGCAGTCGTTCTGATCCCATAACTTCCACAGGGAATGAAAGATAAAAagccttgtccccccccccacacacctccaCAAGCCTGCCACATCTTCGCAGACCTTCTCCCAGCTGAGCAACGTAGTGCCACTGCATCCCTCAGGGTCATTTCTGATCAGCATATGGAGCAAGTcggtgccctcaatctttcagTGCTGCTGTCAGTGCCCTCAATCTTCCAATGTCCCCTAATCTTCTGCAATTTGAGCTCGGCAACCTCATCATCTCCTTAATAAGTACAGGCATGGTCCCAGCCAGGTCCCAAAATTCAGA is from Lacerta agilis isolate rLacAgi1 chromosome 2, rLacAgi1.pri, whole genome shotgun sequence and encodes:
- the RNF44 gene encoding RING finger protein 44 isoform X1, giving the protein MRPWELAVNRQPPSVPFDPRRFSGGSCDSPAHLRRSPSSRHHWGRREQPLQTLLAQDENYLHPAFFQQPHTPVDEHPAYALANTPPRMLHPAAHPPHQHPFMVDLHEQVHQGAIPLSYTVTTVTTQGFPIHTGQHIPGCSAQQLPACSVMFSGQHYPLCCLPPPLIQACAMQQLPVSYQTFPPLISSDHYILHPPPPVPPHQPPHMAPLSQFVPLQPQHPRMPLQRIDNEVELRGEQHSIGGFSYSPSHHTPALSPSMPLHYLPHTHDPLHQELPFGVPYPHMMPRRLNTQRYRLQQPLPPPPPPPPPYYPSFLPYFLSMLPVSPTAVGPTISLDLDVDDVEMENYEALLNLAERLGEAKPRGLTKADIEHLPSYRFNPESHQSEQTLCVVCFSDFEVRQLLRVLPCNHEFHAKCIDKWLKANRTCPICRADASEVHREAE